A window of Ptychodera flava strain L36383 chromosome 1, AS_Pfla_20210202, whole genome shotgun sequence contains these coding sequences:
- the LOC139139205 gene encoding type II iodothyronine deiodinase-like has translation MASESFMEDRDLVISILARFKEVMEGESTIQKYDETMDPNKADPTKLTAMMNDIINECAVIALKDHGIDAERLTVRLPNLVRKYHGNDKEAIIDSGSLFSLHHDYKDLVEFLYIYIQEAHPRDGWAVGAHYSLYDNPKNLDERIAAARRLIEAGSKFQTFTTDTEDLSKVRMVVDTMENVFAETYAGQPERICVIEDGKMAYIGEIILQQLADPYKLITDHVREWLESRFPAKK, from the exons ATGGCGTCGGAGTCGTTTATGGAAGACAGAGACTTGGTAATAAGCATACTAGCTCGCTTCAAGGAAGTGATGGAAGGCGAATCCACTATCCAGAAATACGACGAAACAATGGACCCGAACAAGGCTGACCCGACAAAACTGACCGCCATGATGAATGATATTATAAACGAATGCGCGGTCATCGCCCTAAAGGATCACGGGATTGATGCGGAGCGACTGACAGTCAGGTTGCCTAATCTTGTAAGAAAATACCATGGCAACGATAAAGAG GCCATTATCGACAGTGGCTCTCTCTTCTCACTGCACCATGACTACAAAGACTTGGTTGAGTTCTTGTACATCTACATACAGGAAGCTCACCCGCGGGATGGTTGGGCAGTTGGGGCGCACTATAGTTTGTACGACAACCCTAAAAATTTAGACGAGAGAATAGCTGCTGCCAG GCGACTGATAGAAGCCGGTTCGAAATTTCAAACCTTTACGACCGACACTGAAGATTTAAGTAAAGTCAGAATGGTCGTGGACACGATGGAAAACGTCTTCGCTGAAACCTACGCCGGGCAGCCTGAACGGATTTGCGTCATCGAGGACGGCAAAATGGCGTACATCGGTGAAATTATACTACAACAGCTTGCTGATCCATACAAGTTAATCACCGATCATGTGAGAGAGTGGCTGGAAAGTCGGTTTCCCGCCAAAAAGTAG